A part of Candidatus Hydrogenedentota bacterium genomic DNA contains:
- a CDS encoding alpha-N-acetylglucosaminidase, which translates to MRAFGQLAFWAGITFFWAVACSATESEESARALLNRILPGRASEFVVQEIPKDASGDVFELDYRDGKVVLGGSNGVAMASALNYYLKNFCRASVSLWGNQLDLPRPLPPFDERIRIVTPFKYRYCFNYCCFSYSLAWWDWREWERVIDWMALQGVNMPLAVTGQEAVWQTLCREWGLSDEEIGQFMVGPAYLPFGWMGCMDGWGGPLRQDWIERHRVLGKKILERERSLGMTPVLQGFPGHVPQAFTKHFPDATLRQLPSWCGFPGTLFVDPSDPLFAKVGKAFIEAQTKEFGTDHLYASDTFIEMSPPSNEPAFLSDMARAVYGAMAAGDPEAVWIMQGWLFVNNPDFWKAPQAEALLTAVPDDRMIVLDLYCESRPAWNKTESFYGKPWVWCIIQDFGDQVSLHGGLPQIAGNLNEALTSPNRGKLAGVGCIMEGLGYNPVVYDLMNCLFWKPGPIETDTWIRGYAERRYGRVNANAADAWTLLLKTAYNEPSRAGNPLCQRPALPDSDTVVNLRTFNTAEMARVWQLLLESKEDLGALDTYQYDVVHVGREVLIGLVPARIRDVRTAYVQKDKEALAKASKRLLDLMKDTDALLSTRKEFLLGKWLEDAKRWGNDEASRRHYEWNARNQITLWGPADSVLHDYAAKQWGGLIQGFYMPRWQKYLDMLQQSLNNGQELDAKAIELDFQQWEEAWTHQTEAYPASPQGVSLEVAGRLWEKYRTEITAKD; encoded by the coding sequence ATGCGAGCCTTCGGCCAACTTGCGTTTTGGGCGGGAATCACGTTCTTCTGGGCGGTAGCTTGTAGCGCGACGGAATCCGAAGAGTCGGCCCGCGCACTCCTCAATCGTATCCTTCCCGGGCGGGCCAGCGAGTTTGTTGTTCAAGAGATCCCCAAAGATGCGTCGGGCGACGTGTTCGAGTTGGACTACCGCGACGGCAAAGTCGTCCTGGGTGGTTCTAACGGCGTGGCCATGGCGTCTGCGCTCAACTACTATCTGAAGAACTTCTGCCGCGCGAGCGTATCGTTATGGGGCAACCAGTTGGACCTCCCAAGACCGTTGCCACCATTTGATGAGCGAATCCGCATCGTCACGCCGTTCAAATACCGTTACTGCTTCAATTACTGCTGCTTCAGTTACTCCCTGGCATGGTGGGACTGGCGCGAGTGGGAGCGCGTGATCGACTGGATGGCGCTCCAAGGCGTTAACATGCCACTGGCTGTCACCGGACAAGAGGCGGTTTGGCAGACGCTGTGTCGCGAGTGGGGACTGTCTGATGAAGAGATTGGGCAGTTCATGGTGGGGCCCGCGTACCTCCCGTTTGGATGGATGGGATGCATGGACGGATGGGGAGGACCCCTCCGGCAGGATTGGATTGAGCGCCATCGCGTTCTCGGCAAGAAGATATTGGAACGCGAACGGTCGTTGGGCATGACGCCGGTTCTTCAGGGTTTCCCGGGCCACGTGCCGCAGGCTTTCACGAAGCATTTCCCTGATGCAACGCTGCGGCAGTTGCCGAGCTGGTGCGGTTTCCCTGGAACCCTGTTCGTCGATCCGTCCGATCCACTATTCGCGAAGGTGGGTAAAGCGTTTATTGAAGCGCAGACCAAGGAATTCGGGACGGATCACTTGTACGCGTCCGACACGTTTATTGAAATGTCGCCGCCCAGCAACGAACCAGCCTTCCTTAGCGATATGGCGCGCGCCGTGTATGGGGCGATGGCCGCGGGAGACCCCGAGGCCGTTTGGATCATGCAAGGCTGGTTGTTCGTGAACAACCCCGATTTCTGGAAGGCGCCTCAAGCCGAGGCGCTGCTGACAGCCGTTCCAGACGACCGCATGATCGTGCTCGACCTGTATTGCGAATCGCGCCCCGCGTGGAACAAGACAGAGTCCTTCTATGGGAAGCCGTGGGTGTGGTGCATTATTCAAGACTTCGGCGATCAGGTGAGTTTGCACGGGGGATTGCCTCAGATTGCAGGCAATCTGAATGAAGCCTTGACCAGTCCGAATAGGGGTAAGCTGGCCGGGGTCGGTTGCATCATGGAAGGTCTCGGCTACAATCCCGTGGTCTACGACCTCATGAACTGCCTCTTCTGGAAACCGGGACCTATTGAAACAGACACATGGATTCGAGGTTATGCTGAGCGGCGATACGGGCGAGTCAACGCAAACGCGGCGGACGCCTGGACTCTGCTGCTCAAAACGGCATACAACGAACCAAGCCGCGCCGGCAACCCACTGTGCCAACGCCCTGCACTGCCCGATTCGGATACGGTCGTCAATCTGCGCACGTTCAATACCGCAGAAATGGCCCGCGTATGGCAACTGTTGCTGGAGAGTAAAGAAGATCTGGGTGCTCTCGACACCTATCAATACGACGTTGTTCACGTCGGACGCGAGGTTTTGATTGGACTCGTGCCTGCGCGAATTCGCGACGTACGGACTGCATATGTTCAGAAAGACAAGGAAGCGCTCGCGAAGGCGAGCAAGCGCCTGCTGGATCTGATGAAGGACACAGACGCGCTTCTCTCGACTCGAAAGGAGTTCTTGCTGGGGAAGTGGCTGGAAGATGCCAAGCGATGGGGCAACGATGAGGCAAGCCGCCGCCATTACGAATGGAACGCGCGAAATCAGATCACGTTGTGGGGTCCGGCGGACAGCGTGCTTCACGATTATGCTGCCAAGCAGTGGGGGGGACTGATTCAAGGGTTCTATATGCCTCGCTGGCAGAAGTACCTCGACATGCTTCAGCAGTCGTTGAACAACGGCCAGGAATTGGACGCGAAGGCCATCGAACTCGATTTCCAACAATGGGAAGAGGCCTGGACGCATCAGACCGAAGCATATCCCGCGAGTCCCCAGGGAGTTTCCCTGGAAGTTGCAGGGAGGCTTTGGGAGAAGTACCGAACGGAGATAACGGCGAAGGATTAA
- a CDS encoding methyltransferase, which produces MTSRERVIAALNHREPDRLPLDLGGSAVTGMHVRSVYLLRQELGLDPPGTPVKVTEPYQMLGDIAPDLMDALGVDVVGLKGPRTLFGFENKDWKEWKLYDGTPVLVPDAFNTDPEENGDILMYPEGDKSAPPSGRMPQCGFYFDTIVRQEPIDDATLRVEDNLQEFEPISDEVLEHFRTECDQLYQTGRAILANFGGTAFGDIALVPGPWLKHPKGIRDIAEWYMSTAMRRDHVYAIFERQCEIALANWQKIYNVVGDKVAAVFVTGTDFGTQRGPFISVDAYRDLYKPFHKAVNDWVHKNTKWKTFIHSCGSVRVFLDDFIDAGFDILNPVQCSAHEMGAAALKEEYGDRLTFWGGGVDTQQTLPFGSASDVENEVRERIRVFGKGGGFVFNTVHNVQAAVPPENLVALYNAVRKYGAYSK; this is translated from the coding sequence ATGACGTCGAGAGAACGTGTCATTGCCGCCCTGAATCACCGCGAACCCGACCGGCTACCGCTGGACTTGGGAGGGAGCGCTGTTACGGGCATGCACGTCCGTTCGGTATACCTGCTGAGGCAGGAACTGGGGCTCGATCCTCCGGGCACGCCCGTCAAAGTGACTGAGCCCTATCAAATGCTGGGGGACATCGCACCCGACTTGATGGATGCACTGGGCGTTGACGTCGTAGGCCTCAAGGGCCCGCGCACGCTGTTTGGTTTTGAGAACAAGGATTGGAAAGAGTGGAAGCTTTATGACGGTACGCCCGTGTTGGTACCCGATGCGTTCAATACGGACCCCGAAGAGAATGGCGACATTCTCATGTATCCTGAAGGCGACAAGAGCGCGCCGCCGAGCGGACGAATGCCCCAATGCGGATTCTATTTCGACACCATCGTTCGCCAGGAGCCTATCGATGACGCGACTCTCCGCGTTGAGGATAACCTGCAGGAATTCGAGCCGATTTCGGACGAAGTTCTGGAGCACTTTCGAACGGAATGCGATCAGCTCTATCAAACCGGCCGGGCGATTCTTGCGAATTTTGGAGGTACGGCGTTTGGAGACATAGCGCTTGTGCCTGGGCCATGGCTCAAACATCCTAAGGGCATTCGTGACATTGCGGAGTGGTATATGAGCACGGCGATGCGCCGCGACCACGTGTATGCGATCTTCGAGCGGCAGTGTGAAATAGCCCTGGCCAATTGGCAGAAGATCTATAACGTCGTGGGCGACAAGGTGGCTGCGGTGTTTGTCACAGGTACCGATTTCGGGACACAGCGCGGGCCATTCATATCCGTCGACGCATATCGGGATCTGTACAAACCCTTCCATAAGGCCGTGAACGACTGGGTACACAAGAATACGAAGTGGAAGACGTTCATCCATTCCTGCGGTTCAGTGCGCGTTTTCTTGGACGATTTCATCGATGCCGGCTTTGACATTCTCAATCCGGTTCAATGCTCGGCTCACGAAATGGGAGCGGCCGCCCTCAAAGAAGAGTACGGCGATCGACTCACGTTCTGGGGCGGAGGAGTCGATACACAGCAGACGCTGCCCTTTGGTTCCGCGAGCGATGTGGAAAACGAAGTCCGCGAGCGGATCCGCGTGTTTGGCAAGGGCGGCGGTTTTGTGTTCAACACCGTGCACAACGTTCAGGCTGCCGTGCCTCCGGAGAACCTCGTTGCGCTCTATAACGCAGTGCGGAAGTACGGGGCATATTCCAAGTAG
- a CDS encoding arabinose ABC transporter substrate-binding protein, translated as MELHDGHGRLLCCGPRKNRAAGAPGSNHAGGGTVRIRFAHLGLTALAATLLIASGCGSQGSGGTTTGSSANNSSGTSDRVRIGFLVKQPEEPWFQQEWKFARKAANELGFDLIEIGAMDGDKVLSAIDNLAAQKAQGFVICTPDVRLGPGIMAKAQMYNMKVFTVDDQFVGADGKFMDVPYMGISARKIGEAVGQTLADEFKKRGWPIEETAAAGITFNELDTARERTDGAIAALKAAGFPEERIFTSPEKTSDTEGSFNAAGTLLTQHPDVKRWLVFSMNDEGVMGAVRAMEGRGFNADTIVGVGIGGSTCLVEFEKTTPTGFYATCLISPLRHGYEAATLLYRWIHDGVEPPKDTRTEGFIITRENYKQVMKEQGLLDDSSPAQ; from the coding sequence ATGGAGTTACACGACGGTCACGGTCGACTACTCTGTTGCGGCCCTCGAAAGAACCGGGCGGCGGGTGCACCCGGCAGCAACCACGCAGGAGGAGGAACCGTGAGAATTCGTTTTGCGCACTTGGGTCTGACCGCGCTTGCGGCCACACTTCTGATTGCATCGGGCTGCGGCTCTCAGGGCAGCGGCGGCACGACTACAGGCTCCTCCGCAAACAACTCATCTGGAACCTCCGATCGTGTCCGCATAGGATTCCTGGTCAAACAACCCGAAGAGCCTTGGTTCCAACAGGAATGGAAGTTCGCACGGAAGGCCGCGAACGAATTGGGATTCGACCTCATTGAGATCGGTGCGATGGATGGCGATAAGGTACTCTCTGCCATCGATAACCTCGCTGCTCAAAAGGCGCAGGGCTTTGTCATTTGCACACCCGACGTACGCTTGGGTCCCGGCATCATGGCCAAAGCCCAAATGTACAACATGAAAGTCTTCACGGTGGACGATCAGTTTGTCGGTGCCGACGGCAAATTCATGGACGTACCGTATATGGGCATCTCGGCACGCAAGATTGGCGAAGCGGTGGGACAAACCCTCGCCGATGAGTTTAAGAAACGCGGCTGGCCCATCGAGGAAACCGCCGCGGCAGGTATTACATTCAACGAACTGGACACCGCGCGAGAGCGAACCGATGGGGCCATCGCGGCGCTGAAGGCGGCAGGGTTCCCGGAAGAACGTATCTTCACGTCCCCCGAGAAGACATCAGATACAGAGGGATCGTTCAACGCGGCGGGGACATTGCTCACACAACACCCGGACGTGAAGCGGTGGTTGGTTTTCTCCATGAACGACGAAGGCGTGATGGGTGCAGTGCGCGCGATGGAAGGTCGCGGCTTCAACGCAGATACGATTGTCGGCGTGGGCATCGGCGGCAGCACTTGCCTCGTGGAATTTGAGAAGACCACGCCTACGGGGTTTTACGCCACGTGTCTCATCAGTCCGCTTCGCCACGGCTATGAAGCGGCCACCTTGCTTTACAGGTGGATTCATGATGGCGTGGAACCGCCGAAAGACACGCGCACGGAAGGCTTCATCATCACGCGCGAGAATTACAAGCAAGTGATGAAGGAGCAAGGGCTGCTCGACGATTCGAGCCCGGCACAATAA
- the araH gene encoding L-arabinose ABC transporter permease AraH → MPWGENSGMLLVFVAMFVILSFTVDNFCSSPNMIALALSVATVGMLACTMLFCLASGDFDLSIEAVVAFSGVLAAVVANETQSVALGMTAGVLAGGAVGVLNGTLIAKVGINALIVTLGTMQIVRGMGFIVSGGSAVSIVDPRFYTLGMQNNLGIPNPVWITLTCFVVFGILLNKTKFGRHTLAIGGNREAAHLAGVPVNRVKILIFTMQGLMAGFAGVIMASRMTSGQPNSSQGLALDVISACVLGGVSLSGGIGSMGGAVIGVLIMGTVQNAMNLSNVPTFYQYVARGLILLAAVGFDQWKRRRV, encoded by the coding sequence ATGCCTTGGGGTGAGAACTCTGGAATGCTGCTGGTGTTCGTGGCGATGTTCGTGATTCTGTCGTTCACCGTGGACAATTTCTGTTCGTCACCCAATATGATCGCCCTGGCTCTTTCTGTCGCCACGGTAGGCATGCTCGCGTGTACGATGCTTTTCTGCCTGGCATCGGGCGACTTCGATCTGTCGATTGAAGCAGTCGTCGCTTTTAGCGGCGTGCTGGCCGCGGTGGTCGCAAATGAAACGCAAAGCGTCGCGCTGGGTATGACGGCTGGCGTGCTTGCGGGTGGTGCTGTCGGCGTACTGAACGGTACGCTCATCGCTAAAGTGGGAATCAACGCGCTCATCGTGACGCTGGGAACGATGCAGATTGTCCGGGGTATGGGATTCATCGTCTCCGGCGGCAGCGCCGTCAGCATTGTGGACCCGCGCTTCTACACGTTGGGCATGCAGAACAATTTGGGAATCCCCAATCCCGTCTGGATCACGCTGACGTGCTTTGTTGTCTTCGGAATCCTGTTGAACAAGACCAAGTTCGGGCGGCACACGCTCGCTATCGGCGGCAACCGAGAGGCCGCGCACTTGGCGGGCGTGCCGGTCAATCGCGTCAAGATACTCATCTTTACCATGCAGGGGCTAATGGCCGGTTTTGCAGGAGTCATCATGGCCTCGCGCATGACCAGCGGCCAACCCAACAGCTCGCAGGGACTCGCGCTCGACGTTATCTCCGCGTGCGTGCTGGGAGGCGTGTCGCTGTCGGGTGGCATCGGCAGTATGGGCGGAGCCGTAATCGGCGTGTTGATTATGGGCACCGTCCAAAACGCGATGAACCTCTCGAATGTACCTACGTTTTATCAGTATGTCGCGCGCGGCTTGATTCTTCTCGCCGCGGTCGGTTTCGATCAGTGGAAACGGCGCAGGGTATAG